Genomic window (Macrobrachium nipponense isolate FS-2020 chromosome 35, ASM1510439v2, whole genome shotgun sequence):
CTCTAGATAAGGGGACATTTTTATTGGACCTTCAAACGCTCTAGGTATGaggccactttttttttattctttcaaatgCTCTAGTTAAGGAGCCATGTTTTAGTGTTCTTTCGATTGCATTAGCTAAAATGCCAATTTTAATggtctgtttctttttatatatatatataatatatatatatatatatatatatatatatatatatatattatatatatattatatatatactatatatatataatgtatgtaagtatgtatgtatgtatcagtatATTCCATTAAAGTAGCGAGTAAAACATTCTGCATTTAATTTACCCTCATTTTTTCTCGATATTGATCACGTATGACGTCACGAAGCGCGCTGGCCACAACAGCTGATACGACAGACGTCCTGAGCTCGCCTGTTGCAGCAGGTTTCCGCCGCAGTCGGCCCGGTGATGACGTCACGCGAGCAACGTCACATAAAAGGCACGGCGTAGCCACCAGCGTTGCCGAAATGCCGAATTTTCCCCCGATTTGCCGAGAAAAAACTCTACAGGCGGAGAACCAGACCTTCATGCCGAGAAGAAATCGGCCTCCTCCTTGTTCAGCCGAGAAAAACTCGGCATTCTTCGAGGGGATTGATTTATCGtctcaaataaatttaaatacttttttttttaattagttaatgTCTTTTATGTAAGCTTGGGTAGAAAATGATTATTACtacttattattacataatatatgtgtaaatgattcTTTAAGAGATTCCACTTAATAAGGTTTGAAAACGTTCAATCTTTCTGTGACGGTAAGGAACcttttataattgtaaaacacGAAACCGAATAGTGGTAGCAGTTAAATACCATGATATCATATCTTAGTATTATGTATGATTAGGAATGCAATTCAAActacaagaaaaaaatcaaactgtAGATAAAACTAGCAAGATTGAAATAGCTGTAacttttgtaattataatgttattgaatttaaTGAGTTACATTACATGGTTGTAAAGTAATTTTAAGATATTTGATATTGCTTCCATTCATAGAATTGTAATTTTGATGATAAGACATGTGATTACATTATAACTGACATGAACCATGTAGTTTACGAGTGGCGTAATTACTATTCCATCACTGGTGAATCCAGGAGCTAGGCTTCAttatggggggggtggggggggggcttcaaagaaattagcataaaacaggatataaaaatctgaattagtaaaatatattctcaaacatatttataccctgatatatgaagaaaaaatataattttttttgttttatttactataGCCTATATGTTCATAAAGTTTTGATTTATAAAACTGAGTAGGTACGTATCTACCTATATTTGTAATTTctatgttttataaagtttatctataaaacttaatatgtatatatcattgttgtggttgtaattgtgtatatacatagctaatatatacttttgttgaatgatgatgaatataaatcgatgaggtgttgcataagattggtttattttcttaagtACCCCTGGGgccataaaatgaattccgttttcTATAAGATGCCGATTTCAGTATGCAGAGCTATCGGCAACGCTGGTAGCCACTCGTCGATAGTAGTATCCCGCGGTACGTGGTAGTgaacatatactataatactttgaAGCGTTATAGTGGCGAACGTAGACTATACTACTTCGAGACGTTATAGGAGCGGTTAAGAGGTGCACTAGACTGACTCTCTAAAGGATTTACGTTGCATTGAATACTGTACGTGAAATACATTGCTTCGATTGGTTCTGAGATGGACAATTGCGTCGACGGTGAGTTATACCTTTGTAAATGATCAATTCCAATATTGTTTTTCCTTATTCGGgttattttttaattgaatttaatattatcTTGACGTGGACGTTACGTTgactaaataattttatatcattGATTAACACATCAGTGATTTTGTGATTTTCAGTTTATTACGGATCATGCATGTTATATCTGGTAACAAATTTATCGTGTtagaaaaaaagaagtttaaaaagaaattcattcattatagtttttatttactcCTTCGCATTTTTTCTTCAACAGATCAGGAGTTCAGTGGCGTTTCGTTGTTGAGATACCTAGAGGTAAGCCATCGGCCTTGACTATGATGCCTAGATTACTGtgttatttctcattatttctgtTATGATGAGACCTGAGATATGTTAAATAAGACACGAAGAAtaattatcactctctctctctctctctctctctctctctctctctctctctctctctctctctatgtgcaaACTTACGGTTGGAATGTCACATGATTTGTTTATGCTTCCAGAATGTCAACAACGCGCGAGACGACGATTCTTTCATGGACTACGATCCTCTTCCTCCCCTCATCAGAAGGAATTCTAGCAAGAGGAACGTGAACGCAGgatcagaaaataaagaaaacaagctcTCCAGGTATCCTACCTTGCTGAAATCCAAGAGCGTGCCACGGACGAACAGTGCCCTTGGGAAAAACAGAAATTTATTTGGTTCCTTCAGATCAGCTGATGGGCCGTTGGGCGTGGTCGAGATTGGCCGTAGTTCCTCTCTCAAGAATTGCGATTTTCTCAAAACTGGGGACATTCAAGATGTGGACAAGGAAGCTGGTGATTTGGGGGATGATATCAGTAAAGTGTCTCTGCAAGTTTCCACAGAGGAATTCACAAGGTCAACAGAAAGCAGAACTTTATCTGCTGTCGGTCTTGTTGAATCTGCAGTAGAGTGTACCTGTGGAGAGTCAGTACACCAAGAAAACGGCAAAGAATCCCCAGAGGAGAGTTTGGGAAATGCAAATTTATGCAGTGATGAACACCAAGATAATGAAGATTCACATGAAGTGACCAGTGTTCAACACGAATCTCGTGACAATACTGAATCAGGTCATGGTGTAAATCAGGAAACAGAACAGTTGACTGAAAAAGGAAGTCAGTTTCAAGTGGATGGACTTCAAACTAGTGCTAATGAACCCGTAAGAAATTGTAAAGAAAACGAGGAACTATTGTCTTCTTTATCTCGTGGATCTTCTACAAAAACTGGTGATGTATGCAGCGGCGGAAATCGTCAGTCATTTGGTTCAGTAACGGAAGAACCAAAGGGAAATAATAAGGAAGTTTATCAAGCTAAACGAATGAAAGCATATAAGCCGATGGATTCCACAACAAGGCCGTTGCCTGAAAACGCAGTTCCTGTTCGCGAGATAAACATTTTACCGTCAGAGGATAATACAGAACAGATATCAGCGAAATCCGCTCAAACGCAGCATCTAGACACCACAACTGAAGACCAGTCTTCGTGCCAAAATATTCAGAAAAGTTCAGCATGTATCCTGTCGTCAAATCAAATCCCACCCAAAGAACAAATAGAGGATGTTGACTCCTTATTTCAGAAGCGAAATTATGTTAAGATCGTATTGAACTGGCTTAAACGAGTTAACAATGAAGAGGACATGCAAGTAACAAATACAGGCGAAGAACCTTCCAGCATTTTGGAAACCAAATCTGGAAAGGAATGTCAGACCAGCACTTCCAAAAGAAGAGCATCATTGCCATCAAAAAATAGTCTTGTCGTGAAAAGGGCGAAAACTTTATCTCCGAATGCAAAATC
Coding sequences:
- the LOC135208682 gene encoding uncharacterized protein LOC135208682 translates to MDNCVDDQEFSGVSLLRYLENVNNARDDDSFMDYDPLPPLIRRNSSKRNVNAGSENKENKLSRYPTLLKSKSVPRTNSALGKNRNLFGSFRSADGPLGVVEIGRSSSLKNCDFLKTGDIQDVDKEAGDLGDDISKVSLQVSTEEFTRSTESRTLSAVGLVESAVECTCGESVHQENGKESPEESLGNANLCSDEHQDNEDSHEVTSVQHESRDNTESGHGVNQETEQLTEKGSQFQVDGLQTSANEPVRNCKENEELLSSLSRGSSTKTGDVCSGGNRQSFGSVTEEPKGNNKEVYQAKRMKAYKPMDSTTRPLPENAVPVREINILPSEDNTEQISAKSAQTQHLDTTTEDQSSCQNIQKSSACILSSNQIPPKEQIEDVDSLFQKRNYVKIVLNWLKRVNNEEDMQVTNTGEEPSSILETKSGKECQTSTSKRRASLPSKNSLVVKRAKTLSPNAKSSPMMTRFSKNTLKNQSPNHATSHIAQKKVQLFKAVEEGDLNVTRKLLNHTGPSIRNGKKDNTLLHTAAVSNQIDVFIYLLGLISPNVVNKDGQTPAHVAAAKGHAQILKVLSSDIQFDPDKRDAKQKTFRDLLVAPLFKAVLDGDQKKAKNLLKLGADPDGHAGELVNGVLARELRVTSPRQLANTLHGEQFFSGFPLVCSPKCNNVYSGVMDVLDIDQTGINCGGYVCVLDYQTFVGNPELDRKISSSKVSNLTQLFKKVGYKGSIHTSLSLEETRKTLTSLRDSSALAECRYAVFIISSYGVNKSFLTSDQKVLTGDWVMGLFRNSDCPRLKNKPKLFIFDYDSTCHLGRIDLRREEVTPRVEEPLTNVISLSCENLIGEVSEKYCFLAVLYETLRCHGKAKDIVEVHRDLLKAYTNLGYSPMVEMNNFGFTGKLNLIP